From the genome of Variovorax sp. RA8, one region includes:
- a CDS encoding Arc family DNA-binding protein, with translation MPGTTAQAGDKYIVRFPEGMRDRIAEAAKANNRSMNAEILQRLEDSFGEGGSAALALSVAQLQAQAIERQFVTQRYQAALLAALELLRFARSRAREAEVQILNEPQEDAYIRLSAMASSLSRDLPFSVPQMKKEMERALERLGGAVEAYMLADGDQQAIARHQKRMEEIEARRAAERADRERQDP, from the coding sequence ATGCCGGGCACCACAGCTCAAGCTGGGGACAAGTACATCGTTCGCTTTCCCGAGGGGATGCGCGACCGGATCGCAGAGGCTGCAAAGGCCAACAACCGGTCGATGAATGCCGAGATCCTGCAGCGCCTCGAAGACTCTTTCGGCGAAGGTGGGTCGGCGGCTCTGGCACTGTCGGTTGCCCAGCTCCAGGCGCAAGCCATCGAGAGGCAGTTCGTCACGCAGAGATACCAGGCTGCATTGCTTGCGGCCTTGGAATTGCTGCGGTTCGCGCGATCCAGAGCCAGAGAGGCGGAAGTGCAAATCCTTAACGAACCGCAAGAGGATGCTTACATTCGGCTCTCGGCCATGGCCTCGTCCTTGTCGCGAGATCTGCCGTTCTCCGTGCCTCAGATGAAAAAGGAAATGGAACGAGCCTTGGAGCGGCTGGGGGGCGCAGTCGAGGCCTACATGCTTGCTGACGGGGATCAACAAGCGATTGCTCGACACCAAAAGCGCATGGAGGAGATTGAAGCCAGACGGGCTGCGGAGCGTGCGGACCGGGAGCGGCAAGATCCCTGA